Proteins from one Streptococcus mitis B6 genomic window:
- a CDS encoding DNA-methyltransferase, whose product MKNNEYKYGGVLMTKPYYNKDKMILVHADTFKLLSKMKPESMDMIFADPPYFLSNGGISNSGGQVVSVDKGDWDKISSFEEKHEFNRKWIRLAKEVLKPNGTIWISGSLHNIYSVGMALEQEGFKILNNITWQKTNPAPNLSCRYFTHSTETILWARKNDKKARHYYNYDLMKELNDGKQMKDVWTGALTKKAEKWAGKHPTQKPEYLLERIILASTKEGDYILDPFVGSGTTGVVAKRLGRRFIGIDAEKEYLKIAKKRLEV is encoded by the coding sequence ATGAAAAATAACGAATATAAGTATGGAGGTGTTTTAATGACAAAACCATACTATAATAAAGATAAAATGATTCTTGTTCATGCAGATACGTTTAAGTTATTATCGAAAATGAAACCAGAAAGCATGGACATGATCTTTGCTGATCCTCCATATTTTTTGAGTAACGGTGGTATATCAAATTCTGGGGGACAGGTTGTATCTGTAGATAAAGGTGACTGGGATAAGATTTCTTCCTTTGAGGAAAAGCACGAATTCAATCGTAAATGGATTCGTTTAGCAAAAGAAGTTTTGAAGCCTAATGGGACTATTTGGATTTCGGGGAGTTTACATAATATTTACTCAGTTGGAATGGCATTAGAGCAAGAAGGTTTTAAAATTCTAAATAACATTACTTGGCAGAAAACAAACCCTGCACCTAATTTATCCTGTCGTTATTTCACTCATTCTACTGAAACTATTTTATGGGCAAGAAAAAATGATAAAAAAGCTCGTCATTATTACAATTACGATTTGATGAAAGAGCTAAATGATGGTAAGCAAATGAAAGATGTTTGGACAGGTGCTTTGACGAAAAAAGCTGAGAAATGGGCTGGCAAGCATCCAACACAAAAACCAGAATATTTATTGGAACGTATAATTTTGGCCTCTACTAAAGAGGGTGACTATATTCTAGATCCATTTGTTGGTAGTGGCACTACGGGTGTTGTTGCGAAGCGATTAGGTAGAAGATTTATAGGTATCGATGCTGAAAAAGAATATTTAAAAATTGCAAAGAAGAGGTTGGAGGTATAG
- a CDS encoding bleomycin resistance protein, with protein sequence MDYQAVIPEFVVSDIEKSRHFYCDLLGFSVEYERPEEKFLFLSLEDCQLMLEEGSSGELAQLTYPFGRGVNISFGIADVPQLHQKLLEANYPIYRPLTKRKFRVGDHYIYPHEFAVLDPDGYFLRFSE encoded by the coding sequence ATGGACTATCAAGCTGTCATTCCTGAATTTGTAGTATCTGACATCGAAAAATCACGCCACTTCTACTGCGACCTGCTAGGATTCTCTGTCGAATACGAGCGTCCAGAGGAGAAATTTCTCTTCCTCTCGCTTGAAGACTGCCAACTTATGCTAGAAGAAGGCAGCTCAGGAGAATTAGCTCAGCTGACCTATCCTTTCGGGCGCGGTGTCAATATTTCCTTTGGCATTGCAGATGTTCCTCAGCTCCACCAAAAACTGCTGGAAGCCAACTATCCTATTTATCGTCCCTTAACCAAAAGAAAGTTTCGTGTTGGGGATCACTATATTTATCCACATGAATTTGCAGTCTTGGATCCAGATGGCTATTTTTTAAGATTTAGCGAGTAG
- a CDS encoding DNA adenine methylase: MKIKEIKEVTLQPFTKWTGGKRQLLPVIRELMPKTYNRYFEPFVGGGALFFDLAPKDAVINDFNTELINCYQQIKDNPQELIEILKVHQEYNSKEYYLDLRSADRDERIDMMSEVQRAARILYMLRVDFNGLYRVNSKNQFNVPYGRYKNPKIVDENLVSAISTYLNNNQIEIKKGDFEKAVLDVQPGDFVYFDPPYIPLSETSAFTSYTHEGFSYDDQVRLRDTFKKLSDAGAYVMLSNSSIFLVEELYRDFNIHYVEANRTNGAKSSSRGKISEIIVTNYEK, encoded by the coding sequence ATGAAGATAAAAGAAATAAAGGAAGTTACTTTACAACCGTTCACGAAATGGACAGGTGGTAAAAGACAATTATTGCCTGTTATTAGAGAATTAATGCCTAAAACCTATAACAGGTATTTCGAACCTTTTGTTGGAGGTGGAGCTTTATTTTTTGATTTAGCTCCTAAAGATGCAGTTATTAATGATTTTAATACTGAACTAATAAATTGCTATCAACAAATTAAAGACAATCCTCAAGAATTGATTGAAATTTTGAAAGTTCATCAGGAATATAATTCAAAAGAATATTATTTAGATTTACGTTCTGCTGATCGTGATGAAAGAATAGATATGATGTCTGAAGTACAAAGGGCAGCACGTATTCTCTATATGTTGAGAGTAGACTTTAATGGTTTATATCGTGTGAATTCTAAGAATCAGTTTAATGTACCTTATGGTCGTTATAAAAATCCTAAAATTGTTGATGAGAATTTGGTATCTGCTATTTCAACTTATCTGAATAATAATCAAATAGAAATTAAAAAAGGAGATTTTGAAAAGGCTGTTTTGGATGTTCAACCAGGGGATTTTGTATATTTTGATCCCCCGTATATTCCATTGTCAGAGACAAGTGCCTTTACTTCCTACACTCATGAGGGGTTTTCATATGATGATCAAGTAAGATTAAGAGATACCTTTAAAAAATTGAGTGATGCAGGGGCTTATGTTATGTTGTCAAACTCCTCTATTTTTTTGGTAGAGGAGTTGTATCGAGATTTTAATATCCATTATGTTGAAGCTAACCGAACTAATGGAGCAAAATCTTCGAGTCGAGGAAAAATTTCTGAAATTATAGTCACAAATTATGAAAAATAA
- a CDS encoding CPBP family intramembrane glutamic endopeptidase: MSNKRTILLFVVLAYALAWIIWLALWLSGVGLNSPWSQLASIVAMWMPALAVFILGKITNQPSGIKSKLAVNIKRNWRFYLLAIWLPAVISFLGAGLYFLVFPSNFSLGFESIQAILQEKGVLQSPFPLSFLALIQILASLTYAPFLNSFFALGEEIGWRGYLYPVLRGRFSLVQTHVLLALIWSLWHLPINLQGYNYGLTYFAYPVLGVVAMFLFCFSVGILLSWLLEKTDSIWASALFHGAINATAGIGLLFQLPGEKVSSLLILGPSPTGMLSVLPCLFLALLILQRERSHYEFCK, from the coding sequence ATGTCAAATAAGAGAACAATCCTTCTTTTTGTGGTCTTGGCTTATGCCCTTGCTTGGATAATATGGTTGGCACTATGGCTAAGTGGTGTTGGTCTAAATTCTCCATGGAGTCAACTTGCTAGTATTGTAGCCATGTGGATGCCTGCACTTGCAGTCTTTATTTTAGGGAAAATCACGAATCAACCTAGTGGAATCAAATCTAAATTAGCCGTGAATATCAAGAGGAACTGGCGCTTTTACTTACTAGCTATCTGGTTACCAGCAGTTATCAGTTTTTTAGGAGCAGGACTTTATTTTCTTGTATTTCCTAGCAATTTCAGCCTTGGTTTTGAATCTATTCAAGCTATTTTACAAGAAAAAGGAGTCCTTCAATCACCGTTCCCCTTATCTTTCTTGGCCTTGATTCAAATCCTAGCTAGTTTGACCTACGCTCCTTTTCTTAATAGTTTCTTTGCATTGGGGGAGGAAATTGGTTGGCGTGGCTATCTTTACCCAGTGCTAAGAGGACGCTTTTCACTAGTCCAGACTCATGTCTTACTTGCTCTCATTTGGAGTCTATGGCATTTACCAATCAATTTGCAAGGATATAATTATGGTCTTACTTATTTTGCTTATCCCGTTTTGGGAGTTGTTGCTATGTTTCTATTTTGTTTTAGCGTAGGAATATTGTTGAGCTGGTTGTTGGAAAAGACAGATTCTATCTGGGCTTCTGCTCTATTTCATGGGGCAATCAATGCAACTGCAGGTATTGGGTTACTCTTCCAATTACCAGGAGAAAAAGTTTCAAGCCTCTTGATTTTAGGCCCATCACCGACCGGAATGCTATCAGTTCTACCTTGCTTATTCCTAGCCCTACTAATATTACAAAGGGAAAGGAGTCATTATGAGTTTTGCAAATAG
- a CDS encoding nucleobase:cation symporter-2 family protein — MQTQEKHSQAAILGLQHLLAMYSGSILVPIMIATALGYSAEQLTYLISTDIFMCGVATFLQLQLNKYFGIGLPVVLGVAFQSVAPLIMIGQSHGSGAMFGALIASGIYVVLVSGIFSKVANLFPSIVTGSVITTIGLTLIPVAIGNMGNNVPEPTGQSLLLAAITVLIILLINIFTKGFIKSISILIGLVVGTAIAATMGLVDFSPVAAAPLVHVPTPLYFGMPTFEISSIVMMCIIATVSMVESTGVYLALSDITKDPIDSTRLRNGYRAEGLAVLLGGIFNTFPYTGFSQNVGLVKLSGIKKRLPIYYAAGFLVLLGLLPKFGALAQIIPSPVLGGAMLVMFGFVSIQGMQILARVDFANNEHNFLIAAVSIAAGVGLNNSNLFFSMPTAFQMFFSNGIVVASLLAIVLNAVLNHKKK; from the coding sequence ATGCAAACTCAAGAAAAACACTCGCAAGCAGCCATTCTTGGCTTGCAGCACTTACTAGCCATGTATTCAGGATCCATCCTGGTTCCCATCATGATTGCGACAGCCCTTGGCTATTCAGCTGAGCAGTTGACCTACCTGATTTCTACAGATATCTTCATGTGTGGGGTGGCAACCTTCCTCCAACTCCAACTCAACAAATACTTTGGAATTGGACTACCAGTCGTTCTCGGAGTTGCCTTCCAGTCGGTCGCTCCCTTGATTATGATTGGTCAAAGCCATGGTAGTGGTGCTATGTTTGGTGCCCTTATCGCATCAGGGATTTACGTAGTTCTTGTTTCGGGCATCTTCTCAAAAGTAGCCAATCTATTCCCATCTATCGTAACAGGTTCTGTTATTACCACGATTGGTTTAACCTTGATTCCGGTCGCTATTGGAAATATGGGAAATAACGTTCCAGAGCCAACTGGTCAAAGTCTCTTGCTTGCAGCCATCACTGTTCTGATTATCCTCTTGATTAACATCTTTACCAAAGGATTTATCAAGTCGATCTCCATTTTGATTGGTCTAGTTGTTGGAACTGCCATTGCTGCTACTATGGGCTTGGTGGACTTCTCTCCTGTTGCAGCAGCACCTCTTGTCCATGTCCCAACTCCACTCTACTTTGGGATGCCAACCTTTGAAATTTCATCTATTGTCATGATGTGTATCATCGCAACGGTGTCTATGGTTGAATCCACTGGTGTTTACCTAGCCTTGTCTGATATCACAAAAGACCCAATCGACAGCACGCGCCTTCGCAACGGTTACCGCGCAGAAGGTTTGGCCGTACTTCTCGGAGGAATCTTCAATACCTTCCCTTACACAGGATTTTCACAGAACGTTGGTTTGGTTAAATTGTCAGGCATCAAGAAACGCCTGCCAATCTACTACGCAGCTGGTTTCCTCGTTCTCCTTGGACTGCTTCCTAAGTTTGGCGCCCTTGCCCAAATCATTCCAAGCCCTGTCCTCGGTGGTGCCATGCTGGTGATGTTTGGATTTGTATCCATTCAAGGGATGCAAATTCTCGCCCGTGTTGATTTTGCTAACAATGAACACAACTTTCTTATCGCAGCAGTCTCCATCGCTGCAGGTGTCGGACTCAATAACAGTAATCTCTTTTTCAGCATGCCGACAGCCTTCCAAATGTTCTTCTCAAACGGAATCGTTGTAGCCAGCCTACTTGCCATTGTCCTCAATGCCGTATTAAATCATAAAAAGAAATAA
- a CDS encoding type II restriction endonuclease, which produces MNLLNYHKLPSEERLGKFLSTLSITNRTPEYYVNWSKVNRETKKYELELNTLNYLIGKDDIYSEALHLFIKQPNLLKAIPSLIASRDKVLDVLTIDENDNMSFEQLDFKTIDTSRIDDYMKFIEQSGLLNFLQQHANRSLVDYVYGVETGLDSNARKNRSGTTMEGILERHVAKISQEQRLEWKAQATAQYIKEKWGIKVPVDKSERRFDVAVYSREKHKVWLIETNYYGGGGSKLKAVAGEFTELSQFVVTSDDNVEFVWVTDGQGWKTAHLPLAEAFSNITNVFNLEMLREGFLADLFLQ; this is translated from the coding sequence ATGAATCTATTAAATTATCATAAATTACCGTCAGAAGAGCGCTTGGGAAAATTTCTTTCTACGCTTTCAATTACCAACAGAACGCCAGAGTACTATGTGAATTGGAGTAAAGTTAATCGTGAGACCAAGAAGTATGAATTAGAGTTAAATACATTAAACTACTTAATTGGTAAAGACGATATTTATTCAGAAGCATTACACTTATTCATTAAACAACCCAATTTGTTAAAAGCAATCCCTAGCTTGATTGCAAGTCGTGATAAAGTTTTAGATGTTTTAACAATAGATGAAAACGATAATATGTCTTTTGAACAATTGGATTTCAAAACGATAGACACTAGTAGAATAGATGATTACATGAAATTTATTGAGCAATCCGGTTTATTAAATTTTTTACAACAACATGCTAATCGTTCATTAGTTGATTATGTTTATGGAGTGGAGACTGGATTAGATAGCAATGCACGAAAAAACCGAAGTGGAACAACCATGGAGGGGATTTTAGAGAGACATGTAGCAAAAATTTCTCAGGAACAAAGATTAGAATGGAAAGCTCAAGCTACAGCTCAATATATTAAAGAAAAGTGGGGGATTAAAGTACCTGTTGATAAGTCTGAGAGAAGATTTGATGTTGCAGTTTATTCCCGAGAAAAACATAAGGTTTGGTTGATTGAAACAAATTATTATGGCGGCGGAGGAAGTAAATTAAAAGCGGTTGCTGGAGAGTTTACTGAACTCAGTCAATTTGTTGTTACTTCAGATGACAATGTTGAATTTGTTTGGGTTACTGATGGTCAAGGATGGAAAACAGCACACTTACCACTAGCAGAAGCATTTAGTAACATTACGAATGTATTCAATTTAGAGATGTTAAGAGAAGGATTTTTAGCTGATTTATTTTTACAATAA
- a CDS encoding PaaI family thioesterase: MKDFHFDAISAFENYEIEKMRDGHVVVTTKVVDSSLNYYGNAHGGYLFTLCDQISGLVVISLGLDGVTLQSSINYLKAGKLDDVLTIKGECVHQGRTTCVVDVDITNQEGRNVCKATFTMFVTGQRSEDRQVRI, translated from the coding sequence ATGAAAGATTTTCATTTTGACGCTATATCTGCCTTTGAAAATTACGAAATTGAAAAAATGAGAGATGGTCACGTTGTGGTAACGACAAAAGTAGTGGACTCGTCGCTCAACTACTATGGCAATGCTCATGGTGGCTATCTCTTTACCCTTTGTGATCAGATCAGTGGTTTGGTGGTTATCTCGCTGGGGCTTGATGGAGTGACACTCCAATCTTCTATCAACTACCTCAAAGCAGGAAAACTCGACGATGTATTGACCATTAAAGGAGAATGCGTCCATCAAGGTCGCACAACTTGTGTAGTAGATGTCGATATCACCAATCAAGAAGGAAGAAACGTCTGCAAAGCAACCTTTACCATGTTTGTCACAGGCCAGAGGTCAGAAGACAGACAGGTGAGGATATAA
- a CDS encoding UDP-glucose--hexose-1-phosphate uridylyltransferase, whose translation MTLVDKFVTHVISESSFEEMDRIYLTNRVLARVGDGVLEVETNLDKVIDLKDQLVEEAIQLETIEDSQTAREILGAELMDLVTPCPSQVNRDFWATYAQSPEQAIADFYQLSQKNDYIKLKAIAKNIAYRVPSDYGELEITINLSKPEKDPKEIAAAKLVQASNYPQCQLCLENEGYHGRVNHPARSNHRIIRFEMAGQEWGFQYSPYAYFNEHCIFLDGQHRPMTISRQSFERLLAIVEQFPGYFAGSNADLPIVGGSILTHDHYQGGRHVFPMELAPLQKTFRFAGFEQVKAGIVKWPMSVLRLTSDSKEDLINLADKILQEWRQYSDPRVQVLAESNGTPHHTITPIARKRNGQFELDLVLRDNQTSAEHPDGIYHPHKDVQHIKKENIGLIEVMGLAILPPRLKEEVEQVANYLVGEGETVADYHQEWAYQLKAQHPDLTDKEKALEIVKDSVGAIFARVLEDAGVYKQTEQGQTAFMRFVEQVGILLD comes from the coding sequence GTGACCTTAGTAGATAAATTTGTAACACATGTCATTTCTGAAAGTTCATTTGAGGAAATGGATCGAATCTACCTGACCAATCGTGTCTTGGCACGAGTGGGAGATGGTGTTTTGGAAGTTGAGACCAATCTGGATAAAGTGATTGACCTCAAGGACCAGCTGGTTGAGGAAGCCATTCAATTAGAGACGATTGAGGATAGTCAGACTGCGCGTGAAATCCTCGGTGCTGAACTGATGGACTTGGTGACCCCTTGTCCAAGTCAGGTCAATCGTGACTTTTGGGCAACCTACGCTCAATCTCCTGAGCAGGCGATTGCGGATTTTTACCAACTCAGTCAGAAGAATGACTACATCAAACTCAAGGCTATTGCTAAAAATATCGCTTATCGTGTTCCATCTGACTACGGAGAACTTGAAATTACCATCAATCTCTCTAAGCCTGAAAAGGATCCAAAGGAGATTGCGGCAGCTAAGTTGGTGCAAGCTAGCAATTATCCTCAGTGTCAGCTTTGTCTAGAGAATGAAGGTTACCATGGTCGGGTCAACCACCCAGCTCGCAGCAATCACCGTATTATCCGTTTTGAAATGGCGGGTCAGGAGTGGGGTTTCCAGTATTCACCCTATGCTTACTTTAATGAGCACTGTATTTTCTTAGATGGCCAGCATCGTCCCATGACGATTAGCCGTCAGAGTTTTGAGCGTCTACTGGCTATTGTAGAGCAGTTTCCAGGATATTTTGCTGGCTCTAATGCCGACTTGCCGATTGTGGGGGGGTCTATTCTAACTCATGACCACTATCAAGGAGGCCGTCACGTATTTCCTATGGAATTGGCTCCCTTGCAAAAGACCTTTCGATTTGCAGGTTTTGAGCAGGTCAAGGCTGGGATTGTCAAGTGGCCAATGTCAGTGTTGCGTTTGACTTCGGATTCCAAAGAAGATTTGATCAACTTGGCTGATAAGATTTTGCAGGAATGGCGTCAGTATTCAGATCCAAGGGTGCAAGTCTTGGCAGAAAGTAATGGGACACCGCATCATACCATCACACCGATTGCCCGTAAACGCAACGGTCAGTTTGAGTTGGACTTGGTCTTGAGGGACAATCAGACTTCTGCAGAACATCCTGATGGCATCTATCATCCCCACAAGGATGTCCAACATATCAAGAAGGAAAATATCGGCTTAATTGAGGTCATGGGCTTGGCTATTTTGCCACCACGTCTGAAAGAAGAAGTGGAGCAAGTCGCTAACTACCTAGTGGGAGAAGGGGAGACAGTTGCCGATTATCATCAGGAATGGGCATACCAACTAAAAGCCCAACATCCAGACCTAACGGATAAAGAAAAAGCTCTTGAAATCGTCAAGGACTCTGTGGGTGCTATCTTTGCTCGTGTGCTTGAGGATGCAGGAGTCTACAAGCAGACAGAACAAGGGCAGACAGCCTTTATGCGCTTTGTGGAGCAGGTCGGAATTTTGCTAGACTAG
- a CDS encoding SdpI family protein — MKIKINKKLVLFTSILILLPSLVGCVFWNQLPEEIPTHFNLLGQADGYNHKVFAIFGLPALMLLMHWVLLFLMVKDPKSSNISPKIQILIYWIIPFVSCLSMISIFGESLGYSMMSGLLAQIFMGVVMIVIGNYLPKTHRNYIIGIRLPWTLENDENWRKTHRLAGKIWVLGGLLLFLNSFVQLYVYWIFFLTLFFVVIIPSVYSYQLSKLES; from the coding sequence ATGAAGATAAAAATCAATAAGAAATTGGTATTATTTACGAGCATTCTCATCCTACTACCTTCCCTTGTAGGTTGTGTTTTCTGGAATCAATTACCAGAGGAGATACCCACTCATTTTAATCTACTGGGTCAAGCAGATGGCTACAATCATAAAGTGTTTGCTATCTTTGGATTGCCGGCTCTCATGCTTTTGATGCATTGGGTGCTTCTATTTTTAATGGTTAAGGATCCTAAATCTAGCAATATCAGTCCAAAAATACAAATTTTAATTTACTGGATTATTCCTTTTGTATCTTGTCTATCAATGATTTCTATCTTCGGAGAATCTTTGGGTTATTCCATGATGAGTGGGCTACTAGCTCAGATTTTTATGGGAGTCGTGATGATCGTAATTGGAAATTATCTACCAAAAACACACCGAAATTATATAATCGGTATTCGACTACCGTGGACCTTGGAGAATGATGAAAACTGGAGAAAAACGCATCGTCTAGCTGGAAAAATTTGGGTATTAGGAGGATTGTTATTGTTTCTGAATTCCTTTGTGCAACTATATGTTTACTGGATATTCTTCTTGACACTTTTCTTTGTAGTGATAATTCCTAGTGTCTATTCTTATCAATTATCAAAATTAGAATCTTGA
- a CDS encoding exodeoxyribonuclease III: MKLISWNIDSLNAALTSDSARAKLSQEVLQTLVAENADIIAIQETKLSAKGPTKKHLEILEELFPGYENTWRSSQEPARKGYAGTMFLYKKELTPTVTFPEIGAPSTMDLEGRIITLEFDEFFVTQVYTPNAGDGLKRLEERQVWDVKYAEYLAELDKEKPVLATGDYNVAHNEIDLANPASNRRSPGFTDEERAGFTNLLATGFTDTFRHIHGDVPERYTWWAQRSKTSKINNTGWRIDYWLTSNRVADKVTKSDMIDSGARQDHTPIVMEIEL; the protein is encoded by the coding sequence ATGAAACTTATCTCATGGAATATTGATTCCCTAAACGCTGCCCTAACTAGTGACTCAGCTCGTGCCAAATTGTCCCAAGAAGTCCTACAAACCTTGGTCGCTGAAAATGCTGATATCATTGCTATCCAAGAAACCAAGCTTTCTGCCAAGGGGCCTACAAAGAAACACTTAGAAATTTTAGAAGAACTCTTCCCAGGCTACGAAAACACGTGGCGCTCTTCCCAAGAGCCTGCCCGTAAAGGCTATGCTGGAACCATGTTCCTTTATAAGAAAGAACTTACACCTACTGTCACTTTCCCAGAAATCGGTGCCCCTTCTACCATGGACTTGGAAGGTCGTATCATCACTCTAGAATTTGATGAATTTTTCGTGACCCAGGTTTACACACCAAATGCTGGCGACGGTCTCAAACGCTTGGAAGAACGTCAAGTCTGGGATGTCAAATATGCTGAGTACTTGGCTGAACTAGACAAAGAAAAACCAGTCCTGGCGACCGGTGACTACAATGTAGCCCACAATGAAATCGACCTTGCAAATCCTGCCAGCAACCGTCGTTCACCAGGATTTACCGACGAGGAGCGTGCTGGATTTACCAACCTTTTGGCAACTGGATTTACTGATACCTTCCGCCACATTCACGGCGATGTTCCAGAACGCTACACTTGGTGGGCACAGCGCAGCAAGACTTCTAAAATCAACAATACAGGCTGGAGAATCGACTACTGGCTCACAAGTAACCGCGTGGCTGACAAGGTGACCAAGTCTGATATGATTGACTCCGGTGCGCGCCAAGACCACACACCCATTGTCATGGAGATTGAGCTCTAA
- a CDS encoding autorepressor SdpR family transcription factor, whose translation MSFANSFKALSHPVRREILNLLKAGRLSAGEIASYFELTGATISHHLTILRAADLIHEMKEKNFIYYELNTSVLEDIMVWLADLKGDHFDEDKNQ comes from the coding sequence ATGAGTTTTGCAAATAGTTTTAAAGCCTTATCTCATCCAGTTAGGAGAGAGATTTTAAATTTACTCAAAGCAGGTAGATTATCTGCAGGAGAAATTGCCAGTTATTTCGAGTTGACAGGTGCAACGATTTCACACCATCTCACGATTTTGAGAGCAGCGGATTTGATTCATGAAATGAAAGAAAAAAACTTTATTTATTATGAGTTAAATACATCGGTTTTAGAGGATATAATGGTTTGGTTAGCAGATCTGAAAGGAGATCATTTTGATGAAGATAAAAATCAATAA
- a CDS encoding galactokinase — protein sequence MTQHLTAEALRKDFLAIFGQEADQTFFSPGRINLIGEHTDYNGGHVFPAAISLGTYGAARKRDDQVLRFYSANFEDKGIIEVPLVDLKFEKEHNWTNYPKGVLHFLQEAGHVIDKGFDFYVYGNIPNGAGLSSSASLELLTGVVAEHLFDLKLERLDLVKIGKQTENNFIGVNSGIMDQFAIGMGADQRSIYLDTNTLEYDLVPLDLKDNVVVIMNTNKRRELADSKYNERRAECEKAVEELQAALDIQTLGELDEWAFDQYSYLIKDENRLKRSRHAVLENQRTLKAQVALQAGDLKTFGRLMNASHVSLEHDYEVTGLELDTLVHTAWVQEGVLGARMTGAGFGGCAIALVQKDAVDAFKEAVGKHYEEVVGYAPSFYIAEVAGGTRVLD from the coding sequence ATGACACAACATCTTACTGCTGAAGCACTTCGCAAAGACTTTCTTGCTATTTTTGGTCAAGAAGCAGACCAAACCTTCTTTTCACCAGGTCGTATCAATTTGATTGGTGAACACACGGACTACAACGGTGGGCACGTTTTTCCAGCTGCTATTTCCTTGGGAACTTATGGTGCAGCTCGTAAGCGTGACGACCAAGTCTTGCGTTTCTACTCAGCTAACTTTGAGGACAAGGGCATTATCGAAGTGCCTCTCGTTGACCTCAAGTTTGAAAAAGAGCACAACTGGACCAATTACCCAAAAGGCGTTCTTCATTTCTTGCAAGAAGCTGGGCATGTGATTGACAAAGGTTTTGATTTTTATGTTTATGGGAATATCCCAAATGGTGCTGGTTTGTCTTCTTCAGCATCATTGGAACTCTTGACAGGAGTCGTGGCAGAGCATCTCTTTGATTTAAAATTAGAGCGTCTCGATTTGGTTAAAATCGGAAAACAAACAGAAAACAACTTTATCGGAGTCAACTCTGGCATTATGGACCAATTTGCTATTGGTATGGGGGCTGATCAACGTTCTATTTACTTAGATACTAACACTTTAGAGTATGATTTGGTACCACTTGATTTGAAGGACAATGTCGTTGTTATCATGAACACCAATAAACGCCGTGAATTGGCGGATTCTAAATATAATGAACGCCGTGCTGAATGTGAAAAAGCAGTGGAAGAATTGCAAGCAGCCTTGGATATTCAGACTTTGGGTGAATTAGACGAGTGGGCCTTTGACCAATACAGCTACCTGATTAAAGATGAAAATCGTTTGAAACGTTCTCGCCATGCTGTGCTTGAAAACCAACGTACCCTCAAAGCTCAAGTAGCCCTCCAAGCAGGAGATTTGAAAACATTTGGTCGTTTGATGAATGCGTCACACGTTTCCCTAGAGCATGATTATGAAGTAACTGGTTTGGAATTGGATACTCTTGTTCATACAGCTTGGGTACAAGAAGGAGTTCTCGGTGCTCGTATGACAGGGGCAGGCTTTGGCGGATGTGCCATTGCTTTGGTGCAAAAAGATGCTGTTGATGCCTTTAAGGAAGCTGTAGGCAAACACTACGAGGAAGTAGTTGGATACGCTCCAAGTTTCTATATCGCTGAAGTTGCAGGTGGCACTCGCGTCCTTGACTAG
- a CDS encoding xanthine phosphoribosyltransferase gives MKLLEERILKDGHILGDNILKVDSFLTHQVDFSLMREIGKVFAEKFASAGITKVVTIEASGIAPAVFTAEALNVPMIFAKKAKNITMNEGILTAEVYSFTKQVTSTVSIAGKFLSPEDKVLIIDDFLANGQAAKGLIQIIEQAGATVEAIGIVIEKSFQDGRDLLEKAGYPVLSLARLDRFENGQVVFKEADL, from the coding sequence ATGAAATTATTAGAAGAGCGCATCCTCAAGGATGGGCATATCTTGGGTGATAACATCCTCAAGGTGGATTCCTTTTTAACCCACCAAGTTGACTTTAGCTTGATGCGAGAGATTGGTAAGGTTTTTGCGGAAAAATTTGCTTCTGCTGGTATTACCAAGGTCGTGACCATTGAAGCGTCAGGTATTGCGCCAGCCGTTTTTACAGCTGAAGCCTTAAACGTTCCCATGATTTTTGCTAAAAAAGCTAAAAACATCACTATGAACGAAGGTATCTTAACTGCCGAAGTTTACTCCTTTACCAAGCAAGTGACCAGCACTGTTTCTATCGCTGGAAAATTCCTCTCACCAGAGGACAAGGTCTTGATTATCGACGATTTCCTTGCTAACGGCCAAGCTGCCAAAGGCTTGATTCAAATCATCGAACAAGCTGGAGCCACAGTTGAAGCTATCGGGATCGTGATTGAAAAATCTTTCCAAGATGGCCGTGATTTGCTTGAAAAAGCAGGTTACCCTGTTCTATCACTCGCTCGTTTGGATCGTTTTGAAAATGGTCAGGTCGTATTTAAGGAGGCAGATCTCTAA